In a single window of the Massilia oculi genome:
- a CDS encoding isochorismatase family protein: MSAIVLGQGDALLIVDLQVDFLPGGSLGVPHGGEVIAPINRLIALYRARALPIYASRDWHPALHCSFAEQGGPWPPHCVAGTEGARFSSELNLPDDVIVVSKADTVEVDAYSAFNGTGLGKAMRARGIRRVAVCGLATDYCVLNTVLDGLKEEIEILIVAEAARAVDVAPGDGDRAMTSMLRAGAQPVRLSGDGLVADVELGARL, translated from the coding sequence ATGAGCGCCATCGTGCTCGGCCAGGGCGATGCCCTCCTGATCGTCGACCTCCAGGTCGACTTCCTTCCCGGCGGCAGCTTGGGCGTCCCCCACGGCGGCGAGGTGATCGCGCCAATCAATCGCTTGATCGCCCTGTACCGGGCGCGCGCGCTGCCGATCTACGCCTCGCGCGACTGGCATCCCGCACTGCATTGCTCGTTCGCCGAGCAGGGCGGGCCGTGGCCGCCGCATTGCGTGGCCGGGACCGAAGGCGCCCGCTTTTCCTCCGAGCTGAACCTGCCGGACGACGTCATCGTCGTGTCCAAGGCCGATACCGTCGAGGTGGATGCGTATTCCGCCTTCAATGGCACCGGACTGGGGAAGGCCATGCGCGCGCGCGGCATCCGCCGGGTGGCGGTATGCGGCCTGGCCACCGATTATTGCGTGCTCAATACGGTGCTCGACGGGCTCAAGGAAGAGATCGAGATCCTGATCGTGGCCGAGGCCGCGCGTGCGGTGGACGTCGCGCCCGGGGATGGCGACCGCGCCATGACGAGCATGCTGCGCGCCGGCGCGCAGCCGGTGCGGCTGTCGGGCGATGGGCTGGTGGCCGACGTGGAGCTCGGCGCGCGCCTCTGA
- a CDS encoding amino acid permease, whose protein sequence is MSIFRTKNLDAMLAASAKPGGLKKVLGPTDLILLGIGAIVGTGIFVLTGTGAVTAGPALTLSFIVAAMACCFAALCYAEFASTVPVAGSIYTYSYATLGEFVAWMIGWDLLLEYGLATSTVAVGWSGYFQSLMSGFGLVLPDALTAAPGARPGVDTLFNLPAFVIMIALTAMLSLGMRESARVNNVMVIIKTGVVLLFIAVGVGHVRPENWEPFMPYGMGGVMSAAALVFFAFIGFDAVTSAAEEVKNPKRDLPIGIIGSLVVCTILYVVVAAIMTGIVPHLDFKGVDHPVSLALQVAGENWVAGFVDLAAILGMSTVILVMAYGQTRILFAMSRDGLLPARLSKVHPKYGTPFFATWLVGIIFGLIAAVVPLNVLAELVNIGTLAAFTLVSIAVIVLRKKRPDLPRAFRCPGVPFIPGLAIVFCLVLMSFLSWHTWLAFVIWLAIGAVVYFGYARQRSLLNKPQ, encoded by the coding sequence GTGAGTATTTTTAGAACCAAGAATCTGGATGCCATGCTGGCCGCCAGCGCCAAGCCGGGCGGACTCAAAAAGGTGCTCGGCCCGACCGACCTGATCCTGCTCGGTATTGGCGCCATCGTCGGCACCGGTATTTTCGTGCTCACCGGCACGGGCGCCGTCACTGCCGGCCCTGCGCTGACCCTCTCCTTCATCGTGGCCGCCATGGCCTGCTGCTTCGCCGCCCTGTGCTACGCCGAGTTCGCCTCGACCGTGCCGGTTGCTGGTTCGATCTATACCTATAGCTACGCCACCCTCGGCGAATTCGTCGCCTGGATGATCGGCTGGGACCTGCTGCTCGAGTACGGTCTGGCCACCTCGACCGTCGCGGTCGGCTGGTCCGGCTATTTCCAGTCGCTGATGTCGGGCTTCGGCCTGGTGCTGCCGGACGCGCTGACCGCCGCCCCCGGCGCCCGTCCCGGCGTCGACACCCTGTTCAACCTGCCGGCCTTCGTGATCATGATCGCGCTGACCGCGATGCTGTCGCTGGGTATGCGCGAATCGGCGCGCGTCAACAACGTCATGGTCATCATCAAGACCGGCGTCGTGCTGCTGTTCATCGCCGTCGGCGTGGGCCACGTCCGTCCGGAGAACTGGGAGCCGTTCATGCCATACGGCATGGGTGGCGTGATGAGCGCCGCCGCGCTGGTGTTCTTCGCCTTCATCGGCTTCGACGCCGTCACCTCGGCCGCCGAGGAAGTCAAGAACCCGAAGCGTGACCTGCCGATCGGCATCATCGGTTCGCTGGTGGTCTGCACCATCCTGTACGTCGTGGTCGCCGCGATCATGACCGGCATCGTGCCGCACCTGGACTTCAAGGGCGTCGACCACCCGGTCTCGCTGGCGCTGCAGGTGGCGGGCGAGAACTGGGTCGCCGGCTTCGTCGACCTGGCCGCGATCCTGGGCATGAGCACCGTGATCCTGGTGATGGCCTATGGCCAGACCCGCATCCTGTTCGCCATGTCGCGCGACGGCCTGCTGCCGGCCAGGCTGTCGAAGGTGCATCCGAAATACGGCACCCCGTTCTTCGCTACCTGGCTGGTGGGCATCATCTTCGGCCTCATCGCCGCCGTGGTGCCGCTGAACGTGCTGGCCGAGCTGGTCAACATCGGCACCCTGGCCGCCTTCACCCTGGTCTCGATCGCCGTCATCGTACTGCGCAAGAAGCGTCCGGACCTGCCGCGCGCCTTCCGCTGCCCTGGCGTGCCGTTCATTCCAGGCCTGGCGATCGTGTTCTGTCTGGTGCTGATGTCCTTCCTGAGCTGGCATACCTGGCTGGCGTTCGTCATCTGGCTGGCGATCGGCGCGGTCGTCTATTTCGGCTATGCGCGCCAGCGTTCGCTGCTGAACAAGCCGCAGTAG
- a CDS encoding iron-containing redox enzyme family protein, which produces MLLADAPRVATAPLATAEGARDLYFSLYADPSAIPEQAMDFVAAQIAVARELPSDLPSNLGQLQAWIEERTEIVGQQYRDYLGARKNGAPRRYFSCRAHALYFIKGVAPTKLVDGAWLYGLTRQWDDVAFHPLIKTYLEELGDGLPDKNHVTLYRKLLATHGCESWEHLGDDHFLQGALQLALGHHAEHFLPEVVGYNLGYEQLPLHLLITSYELNELGIDPYYFTLHVTVDNAASGHARKAVQAVHDLMPKVGDRDAFWQRVVDGYRLNELGASTTSVIGEFDLQSELVGILAAKSGVGKYMHSDYCRVAGRSVNDWLTDPAQIPAFLAALEGAGWIKRGEDVEHSRFWRLVEGERAEMFGVFNAYELQVLRDWITSTADGKPSSAQRVLTARARQRTLDQLGQGAERGNAHPVRGLIRRHANLDDADADNELRLLEQQVAAANGKQEAMQLLGRLLSPEIHHTAVGLMATRMYTQLFDA; this is translated from the coding sequence ATGTTGTTAGCCGACGCACCACGCGTCGCGACCGCACCCCTTGCCACCGCAGAAGGCGCGAGGGACCTGTATTTTTCGCTGTACGCCGATCCGTCAGCGATTCCCGAGCAGGCCATGGACTTCGTGGCCGCGCAGATCGCGGTCGCGCGCGAGCTGCCGTCCGATTTGCCGTCGAATCTGGGCCAGTTGCAGGCCTGGATCGAAGAACGCACCGAGATCGTCGGCCAGCAGTACCGCGACTACCTCGGCGCGCGCAAGAATGGCGCGCCGCGCCGCTATTTCTCGTGCCGCGCGCACGCGCTGTACTTCATCAAGGGCGTGGCGCCGACCAAGCTGGTCGACGGCGCCTGGCTGTACGGCTTGACGCGCCAGTGGGATGATGTCGCCTTCCACCCGCTGATCAAGACCTATCTCGAAGAACTGGGCGACGGCCTGCCGGACAAGAACCATGTGACGCTGTACCGCAAGCTGCTGGCCACCCACGGCTGCGAGAGCTGGGAACACCTGGGCGACGACCACTTCCTGCAAGGCGCGCTGCAGCTGGCGCTGGGCCACCACGCCGAGCACTTCCTCCCGGAAGTCGTCGGCTACAATCTGGGCTACGAACAGCTGCCGCTGCACCTGTTGATCACGTCCTACGAGCTCAATGAACTGGGCATCGATCCGTATTATTTCACCCTGCACGTGACGGTCGATAACGCCGCGAGCGGCCATGCGCGCAAGGCGGTGCAGGCGGTGCACGACCTGATGCCGAAGGTCGGCGACCGCGACGCCTTCTGGCAGCGCGTGGTCGACGGCTACCGCCTGAACGAACTTGGCGCCAGCACGACCTCGGTGATCGGCGAATTCGACCTGCAGTCGGAGCTGGTCGGCATCCTGGCCGCCAAGAGCGGCGTGGGCAAGTACATGCATTCGGATTACTGCCGGGTCGCCGGCCGGTCCGTGAACGACTGGCTGACGGATCCGGCGCAGATCCCGGCCTTCCTCGCTGCGCTCGAAGGGGCCGGCTGGATCAAGCGCGGCGAGGACGTCGAGCATAGCCGCTTCTGGCGCCTGGTCGAAGGCGAGCGGGCCGAGATGTTCGGCGTGTTCAACGCCTATGAGTTGCAGGTGCTGCGCGACTGGATCACCTCCACCGCCGACGGCAAGCCGTCCAGCGCCCAGCGCGTGCTCACCGCGCGCGCGCGCCAGCGCACCCTCGACCAGCTGGGGCAGGGCGCGGAACGGGGCAATGCGCATCCGGTGCGCGGCCTGATCCGCCGCCACGCCAACCTGGACGATGCCGACGCCGATAACGAGCTGCGCCTGCTGGAACAGCAGGTGGCGGCGGCCAACGGCAAGCAGGAGGCGATGCAGCTGCTGGGCCGCCTGCTGTCGCCCGAGATTCACCATACGGCGGTGGGCTTGATGGCCACCCGCATGTACACGCAACTGTTCGACGCCTGA
- the cphA gene encoding cyanophycin synthetase — MQILEQRFLRGPNVHADSPCLLSVVDLQDLYGKSTKYLPGFNHALLELLPSLHGERLPAGQPGGFAQRLREGTYLGRVIEHVMLELQTLAGAPAAFGRTRPVNGHPGQFRIVCAYSCEKLAEPAFDLALDLVTALAHGEGFELAPRLEELREIAARYAIGTSTGAVITAAQERGIPVQRITDDANLFLLGWGVRQKRLQATTTGDTSFIAVKIASDKQLTKSLLKEAGVPVPEGDVVTTVESAQRVARRLNGPVTLKPLDGNQGKGVTVDCTTPDDVARAFEFARQYGRRIIVERHVKGRDYRVLVAGGRVAAASRRRPAHVVGDGVKTIRELVEIENADPARGAGHATILTRIALDDHAADMLSRQGFEFDSVLPVGVVAELRGNANLSTGGTAEDVTDLLPDSTRLLCVRAAAKIGLDVAGIDIVCEDIGQPLAAQRGAVIEVNAAPGIRMHQYPSAGEARDAGEAIVDGLMGASDGRIPVIALTGTNGKTTTTLLVAHAARMAGRVTGVTTTEGVFIDGKQVVKGDCTGYWSARTVLHAPEVEIAVLETARGGILKRGLAYDRCDVAVVLNIAADHLGLDGVDTVEDLAQVKAVVAQSASKAVVLNAEDALCVQMARRVKPGAEVLFFSMDAENPVLLKHLEDGGRGAYLQDGALVIADGHIQQAVIKVESMPVAFGGLARFNIANALAAAAALMAADFSQLQIAAGLSTFVSNGRTNPLRTNMFDVRGVTVIVDYAHNPAAYAAMADMARGMLPGQLVGIVTAPGDRRDSDLREVGKVCGARFDELVVYESQSRGRAVGDAVDLILSGAEEAVGLTDTLHRELEVGNAIRLGLSLCEPGDVLVFACGSSLQVFVDAIRATDPESADLIAAQTT; from the coding sequence GTGCAAATCCTCGAACAACGCTTCCTGCGCGGACCAAATGTCCACGCCGACTCGCCATGCCTGCTGTCGGTGGTCGACCTGCAGGACCTGTACGGCAAGTCCACCAAGTACCTGCCCGGCTTCAACCACGCGCTGCTCGAGCTGCTTCCGTCGCTGCATGGCGAGCGCCTGCCCGCCGGCCAGCCCGGCGGCTTCGCGCAGCGCCTGCGCGAGGGCACTTACCTGGGCCGCGTGATCGAGCATGTGATGCTGGAGCTGCAAACCCTGGCCGGCGCGCCAGCGGCTTTTGGGCGCACGCGGCCGGTGAACGGCCATCCCGGGCAGTTCAGGATCGTGTGCGCCTACAGTTGCGAAAAGCTGGCCGAGCCGGCCTTCGACCTGGCGCTCGACCTGGTGACGGCGCTGGCCCACGGCGAAGGTTTCGAGCTCGCTCCGCGCCTGGAAGAACTGCGCGAGATCGCCGCGCGCTATGCGATCGGCACCAGCACCGGCGCGGTGATCACCGCGGCGCAGGAACGCGGCATCCCGGTGCAGCGCATCACCGACGACGCCAATCTGTTCCTGCTCGGCTGGGGCGTCAGGCAGAAGCGGCTGCAGGCCACCACCACCGGCGACACCAGCTTCATCGCGGTGAAGATCGCCAGCGACAAGCAGCTGACCAAGTCCCTGCTGAAGGAAGCCGGCGTGCCGGTGCCCGAGGGCGACGTGGTCACGACGGTAGAATCGGCCCAGCGCGTGGCGCGCCGCCTGAACGGGCCGGTGACCCTGAAACCGCTGGACGGCAACCAGGGCAAGGGCGTGACGGTCGACTGCACCACGCCGGACGACGTCGCGCGCGCCTTCGAGTTCGCGCGCCAGTACGGGCGCCGCATCATCGTCGAGCGCCATGTGAAGGGCCGCGATTACCGCGTGCTGGTCGCCGGCGGACGCGTGGCCGCGGCCTCGCGCCGCCGTCCCGCGCATGTCGTGGGTGACGGCGTCAAGACCATCCGCGAGCTGGTCGAGATCGAGAACGCCGATCCGGCGCGCGGCGCCGGCCATGCGACGATCCTGACCCGGATCGCCCTCGACGACCATGCGGCCGACATGCTGTCGCGCCAGGGCTTCGAGTTCGACAGCGTGCTGCCCGTCGGGGTGGTGGCCGAGTTGCGCGGTAACGCGAACCTGTCGACAGGCGGCACCGCCGAAGACGTGACCGACCTGCTGCCGGATTCGACGCGACTGCTGTGCGTGCGGGCCGCGGCCAAGATTGGCCTGGACGTGGCCGGCATCGACATCGTGTGCGAAGACATCGGCCAGCCGCTGGCCGCGCAGCGCGGCGCCGTCATCGAAGTCAATGCGGCGCCCGGCATCCGCATGCACCAGTATCCGAGCGCGGGAGAAGCGCGCGATGCCGGCGAGGCGATCGTCGACGGCCTGATGGGCGCGTCCGACGGTCGCATTCCCGTGATCGCGCTGACCGGCACCAATGGCAAGACCACCACCACCTTGCTGGTCGCGCATGCGGCGCGCATGGCGGGCCGGGTGACCGGCGTGACCACCACCGAGGGCGTCTTCATCGACGGCAAGCAGGTGGTCAAGGGCGACTGCACCGGCTACTGGTCGGCGCGCACGGTGCTGCACGCGCCGGAAGTGGAGATCGCGGTGCTGGAAACGGCGCGCGGCGGCATCCTCAAGCGCGGCCTGGCCTATGACCGCTGCGACGTGGCGGTGGTGCTGAACATCGCGGCCGACCACCTGGGCCTGGACGGCGTCGACACGGTCGAGGACCTGGCGCAGGTGAAGGCGGTGGTGGCGCAATCGGCATCGAAGGCGGTGGTGCTCAACGCCGAGGACGCGCTGTGCGTGCAGATGGCGCGCCGCGTGAAACCCGGCGCCGAAGTATTGTTCTTCTCGATGGACGCCGAGAACCCGGTGCTGCTCAAGCACCTGGAGGACGGCGGCCGCGGCGCCTACCTGCAGGATGGCGCGCTGGTGATCGCCGACGGCCATATCCAGCAGGCGGTGATCAAGGTCGAAAGCATGCCGGTGGCCTTCGGCGGCCTGGCCCGCTTCAACATCGCCAACGCGCTGGCGGCGGCAGCGGCCTTGATGGCAGCCGACTTCAGCCAACTGCAGATCGCGGCCGGCCTGTCGACCTTCGTGTCAAACGGCCGCACCAACCCGCTGCGCACGAATATGTTCGACGTGCGCGGCGTGACGGTGATCGTCGACTACGCCCACAATCCCGCCGCCTACGCCGCCATGGCCGACATGGCGCGCGGCATGCTGCCAGGTCAACTGGTCGGCATCGTGACCGCCCCTGGCGACCGCCGCGACAGCGACCTGCGCGAGGTAGGCAAAGTATGCGGCGCCCGTTTCGACGAGCTGGTGGTCTACGAATCCCAAAGCCGCGGCCGCGCCGTGGGCGACGCGGTCGACCTGATCCTGAGTGGCGCCGAAGAAGCCGTGGGCCTCACGGACACCCTTCACCGCGAGCTGGAAGTCGGCAACGCCATTCGCCTGGGCCTGAGCCTGTGCGAACCTGGCGACGTCCTGGTCTTCGCCTGCGGCTCGTCGCTGCAAGTCTTCGTCGACGCCATCCGCGCCACCGACCCCGAAAGCGCCGACCTGATCGCCGCCCAGACCACCTGA